A genome region from Hevea brasiliensis isolate MT/VB/25A 57/8 chromosome 7, ASM3005281v1, whole genome shotgun sequence includes the following:
- the LOC110669434 gene encoding pentatricopeptide repeat-containing protein At3g12770: protein MALSLSLLRNEFPASAFKFLTVYSSSLGIHTNTFFGNDHFYCGFDPVTSYASLVDNSVHESHLNQIHAQLLVSALQYSGFLITKLVNCSMNLGGICYARKVFDCFPDPDVFLWNAIIRCYSRHSLFGDAIEMYSRMQMAWVSPDGFTFPLVLKACSALLALDVGRRVHGQVFRYGFEADVFVQNGLVAFYAKCGQILKANVVFDGLSDRTIVSWTSLISGYAQNGEPVEALRIFSQMRKMNVKPDWIALVSVLKAYTEVEDLEHGKSIHGFVIKMGLEFEIDLLISLTAMYAKCGQVRFARMFFDQVDVPNLILWNAMISGYAKNGYAEEALELFRHMITKNFRPDSITVTSGILACAQMGSLKLARWMSDYVSRTEFRKDVFVNSALIDMFAKCGSVDLARSVFDKSLDKDVVLWSAMIVGYGLHGCGQESIDLFEAMRQAGVCPNDVTFVGLLTACKNSGLVEEGWKLFHHMRDYGIEPRHQHYACVVDLLGRKGYSDRAYGFIRNMPIEPGVSVWGALLSACKIHHNVTLGEYAAEQLFSLDPFNTGHYVQLSNLYASARLWDRVVKVRVLMRQKGLGKDVSHSVIEINGKLQAFQFGDRSHPRSNEIFEELQNLERKLKEAGFSPHKESVLHDLNDEEIEETLCNHSERLAIAYGLISTPPGTKLRITKNLRACVNCHAATKFISKLVNREIVIRDTNRFHHFKDGICSCGDYW, encoded by the coding sequence ATGGCTCTGAGTCTTTCCCTCCTTAGAAATGAATTTCCCGCGAGTGCTTTCAAATTTCTCACTGTCTATTCTTCTTCTTTGGGTATCCATACAAACACCTTCTTCGGCAATGACCATTTCTACTGTGGCTTCGACCCTGTCACTTCCTACGCATCTCTGGTTGATAATTCAGTCCACGAAAGCCACTTAAATCAAATTCATGCCCAGTTATTAGTATCTGCATTGCAGTATAGTGGTTTCCTGATTACTAAACTCGTTAATTGTAGTATGAATCTGGGTGGAATTTGCTATGCGCGTAAGGTGTTTGATTGTTTTCCTGACCCAGATGTGTTTTTGTGGAATGCGATCATTAGATGTTATTCGAGACACAGTTTGTTTGGTGATGCTATTGAAATGTATTCGAGAATGCAAATGGCATGGGTGAGTCCTGATGGTTTCACTTTCCCTCTTGTCCTCAAAGCTTGTAGTGCCCTGCTGGCACTTGATGTGGGCCGGAGGGTACATGGGCAGGTTTTCAGGTATGGATTTGAAGCTGATGTGTTTGTACAGAATGGCCTTGTTGCATTTTATGCAAAATGCGGTCAGATTCTGAAAGCTAATGTTGTTTTTGATGGGTTAAGTGATAGGACAATTGTTTCTTGGACTTCTCTAATTTCTGGGTATGCACAGAATGGGGAGCCTGTTGAAGCTTTGAGAATTTTCAGTCAAATGAGAAAAATGAATGTCAAACCTGATTGGATTGCTCTCGTGAGTGTTCTTAAGGCATATACAGAAGTAGAGGACTTGGAACATGGCAAATCCATTCATGGTTTTGTTATTAAAATGGGCCTtgaatttgagattgatttgctcATCTCACTAACTGCCATGTATGCAAAATGTGGGCAGGTTAGATTTGCTAGGATGTTTTTCGATCAGGTGGATGTCCCAAATTTGATCTTGTGGAATGCAATGATTTCTGGTTATGCAAAGAATGGTTATGCTGAGGAAGCTTTGGAGCTCTTTCGTCATATGATAACTAAGAACTTCAGACCAGATTCTATTACTGTGACTTCTGGCATCTTGGCTTGTGCTCAAATGGGATCTCTTAAATTAGCAAGATGGATGAGTGATTATGTCAGTAGGACTGAATTTAGAAAAGATGTTTTTGTTAACTCTGCCCTCATTGACATGTTTGCAAAATGTGGTAGTGTTGATTTGGCTCGCAGTGTTTTTGATAAATCACTGGATAAAGATGTCGTTCTGTGGAGTGCAATGATTGTGGGATATGGATTGCATGGTTGTGGCCAAGAATCCATTGATCTTTTTGAAGCAATGAGGCAAGCTGGGGTTTGCCCAAATGATGTCACTTTTGTTGGGCTCCTCACAGCATGCAAAAATTCAGGTCTTGTGGAAGAAGGATGGAAACTTTTCCATCACATGAGGGACTATGGAATTGAACCACGCCACCAGCATTATGCCTGTGTGGTTGATCTTCTTGGCCGTAAAGGGTATTCAGATCGAGCTTATGGTTTTATCAGAAATATGCCAATTGAACCAGGTGTAAGTGTATGGGGAGCTCTTCTGAGCGCATGCAAGATCCATCACAATGTGACACTAGGAGAGTATGCTGCTGAGCAGCTTTTCTCATTAGATCCATTTAACACGGGGCATTATGTTCAGCTGTCAAATCTTTATGCCTCAGCTCGCTTGTGGGATCGTGTTGTGAAGGTACGAGTGTTAATGAGGCAGAAAGGACTGGGCAAGGACGTGAGCCACAGTGTAATTGAGATCAATGGAAAGCTTCAGGCGTTTCAATTTGGAGATAGATCACATCCAAGATCCAATGAGATTTTTGAGGAGCTTCAGAATTTAGAAAGAAAGTTAAAAGAAGCTGGATTTTCTCCGCATAAAGAATCTGTTCTGCATGATTTGAATgatgaagaaattgaagaaacaCTTTGTAATCATAGTGAAAGGCTAGCAATTGCTTATGGGCTTATCAGTACTCCTCCAGGAACTAAACTTAGGATAACGAAGAATCTTCGAGCATGCGTAAACTGCCATGCAGCAACCAAGTTTATATCAAAGCTTGTAAATAGGGAGATAGTTATCCGGGATACAAATCGTTTTCATCATTTTAAGGATGGAATTTGTTCTTGTGGAGATTACTGGTGA